In Brassica rapa cultivar Chiifu-401-42 chromosome A06, CAAS_Brap_v3.01, whole genome shotgun sequence, a single window of DNA contains:
- the LOC103871018 gene encoding GBF-interacting protein 1-like, whose amino-acid sequence MNKSLGDGGSARVSIPRNLRETVQSIREMTGKQHSDEDIYAVYKESFNDPFETAQKLRFLDTFHEVRSKRDKKKENLVPINQASARTGRRNFASSNTYHGNGRSSSFKRESGSNHVTGGSRPSLPNTNNRARNPTLPRATKVPAPSGVSNHKVEDDFTATVNKGVAEKLPLSKSISFSEDAVEPETSKANSEQVAPPVSVSVVQNHTQDVISAQPDVNNQPAELQSSTFGRQDPSLISASHCSNHSDQVTGNETASKKGKARSLLKLDVGERSHVTFPLHLQVADELQNGLTFGSFDSNFVKELSSSTYGASGGDDSDFKSSHGTGDDERDSSPTTNGIHAVASARGASSYFEDDNGIPNSAPGALPNTQPHQIAYGQDAPFSVFGLVPSFSALGQPVNTEAAATQLGNSNAPAMSLVSNPPGQSSIAAVSQQATHLFGQQYPPSFFPYGPYYPQFYMPPPYIHQFLGPNGIPQQFYFPPGAAIAAPTHIAPVGDNENPPTTNPSQHASSTVATHIPSATALNSIHSEERTSAMTGNAGAWIGQGLGNLQMNPMYNLALQGQPLGFPVVQAGHRGLMGIHQPSQPMPAPSITYQTLTPLPPTTAMAEPIRHPNIAHQQPQAAVTNNNY is encoded by the exons atgaaCAAGAGCTTGGGTGATGGCGGCTCCGCTAGGGTTTCGATACCGCGTAATCTCCGAGAAACTGTTCAGAGTATCAGAGAGATGACAGGGAAGCAGCACTCGGACGAGGATATCTACGCCGTCTATAAGGAATCGTTTAATGATCCTTTCGAGACCGCCCAGAAGCTCCGCTTTTTAG ATACGTTTCATGAGGTGAGAAGCAAAAGAGACAAGAAGAAGGAG AATCTTGTGCCAATTAACCAAGCGAGTGCCAGAACTGGTCGGAGGAACTTTGCTTCTAGCAACACTTATCATG GCAATGGAAGAAGTTCATCCTTCAAAAGGGAGAGTGGATCTAATCATGTCACAGGGGGATCAAGACCTTCTCTTCCTAATACTAACAACAGAGCAAGAAACCCCACTTTACCTCGTGCGACAAA GGTTCCTGCTCCCAGTGGGGTAAGCAATCATAAAGTTGAAGATGATTTCACTGCCACTGTGAACAAGGGAGTTGCAGAGAAACTTCCTCTTTCCAAGTCTATTTCTTTCTCCGAGGATGCTGTTGAGCCAGAGACGTCTAAAGCAAATTCAGAACAAGTTGCTCCACCTGTATCAGTGTCTGTTGTACAGAACCATACACAAGATGTAATTTCTGCTCAGCCTGATGTGAATAACCAGCCAGCAGAACTGCAGTCATCTACCTTTGGTCGACAGGATCCTTCTTTGATTTCTGCTTCTCACTGCAGTAACCATTCTGATCAAG TCACCGGAAATGAGACTGCATCCAAGAAAGGCAAAGCTCGATCGCTTCTCAAGTTAGATGTTGGCGAGCGGTCACACGTTACATTTCCATTGCACCTTCAGGTTGCAGACGAGCTGCAAAATGGTCTGACCTTTGGAAGTTTTGATTCTAATTTTGTGAAAGAGCTATCTTCTTCTACCTATGGTGCTAGTGGCGGTGATGACTCAGATTTTAAGTCCTCTCACGGAACAGGGGATGATGAGAGAGATTCTTCCCCCACTACCAATGGCATTCATGCGGTTGCTTCTGCCAG AGGAGCATCATCCTATTTTGAAGATGATAATGGGATTCCAAATTCAGCACCCGGAGCTTTACCGAACACACAACCTCATCAAATTGCTTATGGTCAAGACGCCCCATTCAGCGTGTTTGGTCTTGTTCCCTCGTTTTCAGCACTGGGCCAACCGGTAAACACAGAAGCAGCTGCGACTCAG CTTGGAAATTCTAATGCCCCAGCTATGTCATTAGTATCAAACCCGCCAGGTCAGAGCTCTATAGCAGCAGTCTCTCAGCAGGCAACTCATCTTTTCGGGCAACAATACCCTCCCAGTTTCTTCCCTTACGGTCCCTATTACCCACAGTTTTATATGCCACCACCATACATTCACCAGTTCTTGGGCCCAAATGGAATTCCACAGCAGTTTTATTTTCCACCCGGGGCTGCTATAGCAGCACCTACCCATATAGCACCAGTAGGCGACAATGAGAACCCTCCTACAACAAACCCATCCCAACATGCTTCTTCCACAGTTGCTACTCACATCCCATCTGCAACTGCCTTAAACTCTATCCATAGTGAAGAAAGGACTTCAGCAATG ACTGGAAACGCCGGTGCGTGGATTGGGCAGGGACTTGGCAACCTGCAGATGAATCCAATGTACAACCTAGCCCTGCAAGGTCAGCCACTTGGTTTCCCAGTCGTGCAGGCTGGTCATAGGGGGCTCATGGGAATACACCAACCATCACAGCCCATGCCCGCTCCTTCAATTACATATCAGACCTTAACGCCATTGCCACCGACGACAGCTATGGCTGAACCCATAAGACACCCAAACATTGCCCATCAGCAACCTCAAGCTGCAGTAACGAATAACAACTATTAG